One Streptomyces sp. NBC_01217 genomic region harbors:
- a CDS encoding ThuA domain-containing protein: MHRTRSRSGNRSRTQLRVRKSLALLTGGLLAAATLALGASPGAAAAGPSSPAATDAAAEDFQQVTLAKGAAETGEPMSLAVLPDRSVLHTSRSGELRITDSAGNTRISGVLPVYSHDEEGLQGVGIDPQFSENRAIYLYYAPPLDTPAGDAPETGTAADFAKFDGVNRLSRFVLKEDGTLDLASEKKVLDVKTSRGICCHVGGDIDFDAQGNLYLSTGDDSNPFASDGYTPIDERPDRNPAFDARRTSGNTNDLRGKILRIKVADDGSYTIPDGNLFAPGTDKTRPEIYAMGFRNPFRFSVDKATGIAYVGDYGPDAGAADPTRGPGGQVEFARVTEAGNFGWPFCTGNNDPFVDYDFATKTSGAAFDCAAPKNTSPHNTGLVDLPAAQPAWIPYDGGSVPEFGSGSESPMGGPVYHYDADLDSPVKFPEAYDGDFFAGEFGRRWIKRIEQDGNGTVQSINDIPWSGTQVMDMAFGPDGALYVLDYGLSWFGGDENSALYRIENATGGRSPIAEATVNKTSGTAPLKVQFSSAGTTDGDGDALTYAWDFGDGGTSTAANPTYTYKKNGTYTATVTAKDPTGRTGSASVHVTVGNTAPKVNLELPGDGRMFSFGDEIPFKVTVTDPEDGAIDCAKVEVRFVLGHDSHGHPITTVNGCSGTIKTDVDGGHDPNANIFGVIDASYTDNGGGGQAALSGHDQSQLQPRHRQAEHFTSSSGIQTYDKAAAHGGKTVGDINNDDWISFKPYILDGTTKLTARISSGGAGGFLEVRSGSVTGKILGSAPVPVTGSWETFQDIDVPLRGVPKKATELFLVFKGGDGALYDVDDFELSNSAPDRTAKRVLVFSKTAGFRHDAIPEGIAALKELGTGSNITVDATEEAGQFTTSNLARYDAVVFLSTTGDVLNADQQKAFENYVTTGGGYLGIHAAADTEYDWPFYGGLVGAYFAGHPAIQPVTVRVEDHKHPATAHLDDAWVRTDELYNYRTNPRDRVKVLATLDETTYTGGTMKGDHPITWCQTYQGGRSFYTGLGHTKQSYAEPDFRQLLLGGMRYAAGQVKADCKPATGYRSIFNGETLEGWKQAGPGKFNVVDGELRSEGGMGLLTYQAKELGSYSLKLDWKMQGDDNSGVFVGFPASDDPWSAVNNGYEVQIDATDAVDRTTGSIYTFKAANIKARDQVLRPPGQWNSYEIKVQGERLQVFLNGVKINDFTNTDPVRSLKNGYIGIQNHGANDHVSFRNIELKELPSA; encoded by the coding sequence GTGCACAGAACCAGAAGCAGGAGCGGAAACAGGAGCCGAACGCAGCTCCGCGTCCGCAAATCCCTCGCACTGCTCACCGGCGGCCTGCTCGCCGCGGCCACCCTCGCCCTGGGCGCCTCGCCCGGAGCGGCCGCGGCGGGACCGTCCTCGCCGGCCGCCACCGACGCGGCGGCCGAGGACTTCCAGCAGGTCACCCTCGCCAAGGGAGCGGCAGAGACCGGCGAGCCCATGTCGCTGGCCGTGCTCCCCGACCGCAGCGTGCTGCACACCTCGCGCAGCGGCGAGCTGCGGATCACCGACAGCGCGGGCAACACCAGGATCTCCGGCGTCCTCCCCGTCTACTCGCACGACGAGGAAGGCCTCCAGGGTGTAGGCATCGACCCGCAGTTCAGTGAGAACCGGGCGATCTACCTCTACTACGCACCCCCGCTGGACACCCCCGCGGGCGACGCCCCCGAGACCGGGACCGCGGCCGACTTCGCCAAGTTCGACGGAGTGAACCGGCTGTCCCGCTTCGTCCTCAAGGAGGACGGCACCCTCGATCTGGCGAGCGAGAAGAAGGTCCTCGACGTCAAGACGTCGCGCGGCATCTGCTGCCACGTCGGCGGCGACATCGACTTCGACGCCCAGGGCAACCTGTACCTGTCGACCGGTGACGACTCCAACCCCTTCGCCTCCGACGGCTACACGCCGATCGACGAACGCCCCGACCGCAACCCGGCGTTCGACGCCCGGCGCACCTCGGGCAACACCAACGACCTGCGCGGCAAGATCCTGCGGATCAAGGTCGCCGACGACGGCTCGTACACCATCCCGGACGGCAACCTCTTCGCGCCGGGGACGGACAAGACCCGCCCCGAGATCTACGCGATGGGCTTCCGCAACCCGTTCCGCTTCAGCGTCGACAAGGCCACCGGCATCGCATACGTCGGTGACTACGGCCCCGACGCTGGCGCGGCCGACCCGACGCGCGGCCCCGGCGGACAGGTCGAGTTCGCCCGGGTGACCGAGGCCGGCAACTTCGGCTGGCCGTTCTGCACCGGGAACAACGACCCCTTCGTCGACTACGACTTCGCGACGAAGACCTCCGGCGCCGCCTTCGACTGTGCCGCCCCGAAGAACACCTCGCCGCACAACACCGGCCTGGTCGACCTGCCCGCGGCACAGCCCGCGTGGATTCCGTACGACGGCGGATCCGTGCCCGAGTTCGGTTCCGGTTCCGAGTCGCCGATGGGCGGCCCGGTCTACCACTACGACGCAGACCTCGACTCGCCGGTCAAGTTCCCCGAGGCGTACGACGGGGACTTCTTCGCCGGAGAGTTCGGCCGGCGCTGGATCAAGCGCATCGAGCAGGACGGCAACGGCACCGTCCAGTCCATCAACGACATCCCGTGGTCCGGGACCCAGGTGATGGACATGGCCTTCGGCCCCGACGGCGCGCTTTACGTCCTGGACTACGGCCTCTCCTGGTTCGGCGGGGACGAGAACTCCGCGCTCTACCGCATCGAGAACGCCACCGGCGGACGCTCACCCATCGCCGAGGCCACCGTCAACAAGACATCCGGCACCGCACCGCTGAAGGTGCAGTTCTCCTCCGCGGGCACCACGGACGGCGACGGCGACGCGCTCACCTACGCCTGGGACTTCGGCGACGGCGGTACGTCGACCGCCGCGAACCCCACGTACACGTACAAGAAGAACGGCACCTACACCGCCACCGTCACCGCCAAGGACCCCACCGGGCGCACCGGTTCGGCGAGCGTCCACGTGACCGTGGGCAACACCGCACCCAAGGTGAACCTGGAACTCCCCGGTGACGGCCGGATGTTCAGCTTCGGCGACGAAATCCCGTTCAAGGTGACCGTCACCGATCCCGAGGACGGCGCGATCGACTGCGCCAAGGTCGAGGTCCGCTTCGTGCTCGGCCACGACAGCCACGGACACCCGATCACCACCGTCAACGGCTGCTCCGGCACCATCAAGACCGACGTGGACGGCGGCCACGACCCGAATGCCAACATCTTCGGGGTCATCGACGCCTCCTACACCGACAACGGAGGCGGCGGCCAGGCCGCACTGTCCGGCCACGACCAGTCGCAGCTCCAGCCCCGCCACCGTCAGGCCGAGCACTTCACCTCGTCGTCCGGCATCCAGACGTACGACAAGGCGGCCGCCCACGGCGGGAAGACGGTCGGCGACATCAACAACGACGACTGGATCTCATTCAAGCCGTACATCCTCGACGGAACCACCAAGCTCACCGCCCGGATCTCCTCCGGCGGAGCGGGCGGCTTCCTCGAAGTACGGTCCGGATCGGTCACCGGGAAGATCCTCGGCTCCGCACCCGTACCGGTGACCGGCAGCTGGGAGACCTTCCAGGACATCGACGTACCGCTGCGCGGCGTTCCCAAGAAGGCCACCGAACTCTTCCTCGTCTTCAAGGGAGGTGACGGAGCACTGTACGACGTCGACGACTTCGAGCTCTCCAACAGTGCCCCCGACCGGACCGCCAAGCGGGTCCTCGTCTTCTCGAAGACGGCCGGCTTCCGCCACGACGCGATTCCCGAGGGCATCGCCGCACTGAAGGAACTCGGCACGGGCAGCAACATCACCGTCGACGCGACGGAGGAGGCCGGCCAGTTCACGACCAGCAACCTGGCACGGTACGACGCCGTCGTCTTCCTCTCGACGACCGGTGATGTGCTCAACGCAGACCAGCAGAAGGCGTTCGAGAACTATGTGACCACCGGCGGAGGCTACCTGGGCATCCACGCGGCGGCGGACACCGAGTACGACTGGCCGTTCTACGGCGGACTCGTCGGCGCGTACTTCGCCGGACACCCCGCCATCCAGCCCGTCACCGTCCGCGTCGAGGACCACAAGCACCCGGCGACCGCGCACCTCGACGACGCCTGGGTGCGGACCGACGAGCTGTACAACTACCGCACCAACCCGCGCGATCGGGTCAAGGTGCTCGCCACGCTCGACGAGACCACCTACACCGGCGGCACCATGAAGGGCGACCACCCGATCACCTGGTGCCAGACCTACCAGGGCGGCCGCTCCTTCTACACCGGCCTCGGCCACACCAAGCAGTCGTACGCCGAACCGGACTTCCGTCAGCTCCTCCTCGGCGGCATGCGGTACGCGGCCGGACAGGTGAAGGCCGACTGCAAGCCCGCCACCGGCTACCGGTCGATCTTCAACGGCGAGACGCTCGAAGGCTGGAAGCAGGCCGGTCCCGGAAAGTTCAACGTCGTCGACGGTGAACTGCGCTCCGAGGGCGGCATGGGTCTGCTCACCTACCAGGCCAAGGAACTCGGCTCGTACTCGCTCAAGCTCGACTGGAAGATGCAGGGCGACGACAACTCCGGTGTCTTCGTCGGCTTCCCGGCGTCCGACGACCCCTGGTCCGCCGTGAACAACGGCTACGAGGTCCAGATCGACGCCACCGACGCGGTCGACCGCACCACGGGCTCGATCTACACCTTCAAGGCGGCGAACATCAAGGCCCGTGACCAGGTCCTGAGGCCGCCCGGGCAGTGGAACAGCTACGAGATCAAGGTCCAGGGCGAACGTCTCCAGGTCTTCCTCAACGGAGTGAAGATCAACGACTTCACCAACACCGATCCGGTACGGAGCCTGAAGAACGGCTACATCGGCATCCAGAACCACGGTGCCAACGACCATGTGTCTTTCCGCAACATCGAGTTGAAGGAACTGCCCTCGGCGTAG
- a CDS encoding inositol-3-phosphate synthase, with the protein MSASAVRTGVWFIGARGSVATTATAGCAAVAAGLHPAAGMVTETPPFADSGLPTLTSLVFGGHDTVGCPLPKRAEALAAGGVLPHGLPSAVRSELAAADAEIRPGGPLPGDIRSDEELITAFAADLADFGHRNDLARTVVINVASTEPVPDPGERRLPASSLYAAAALRAGCPYINFTPSTGLRAPALQDTVAGCGLPHAGRDGKTGQTLLRSVLAPMFVQRALPVRAWSGTNLLGGGDGAALADPGAAAAKNAGKERVLADTLGTAPEGEVHIDDVPALGDWKTAWDHIAFDGFLGARMVLTTTWQGCDSALAAPLVLDLARLVARAHEKGLTGPLPQLGFYFKDPDGGPAALFEQYVALLAFADTLRGEK; encoded by the coding sequence GTGTCAGCATCCGCCGTTCGTACCGGAGTCTGGTTCATCGGAGCACGCGGCTCCGTCGCCACCACCGCCACGGCGGGGTGCGCGGCGGTCGCGGCGGGGCTCCACCCGGCGGCGGGCATGGTCACCGAGACACCACCGTTCGCCGACAGCGGGCTGCCCACCCTCACCTCACTCGTCTTCGGCGGACACGACACCGTCGGCTGTCCGCTGCCCAAACGGGCCGAGGCACTGGCCGCCGGGGGAGTGCTGCCGCACGGCCTGCCCTCGGCCGTACGCTCCGAACTCGCCGCAGCCGACGCGGAGATACGCCCCGGCGGGCCACTGCCCGGCGACATCCGCAGCGACGAGGAACTCATCACCGCCTTCGCCGCCGACCTCGCCGACTTCGGGCACCGCAACGACCTGGCCAGGACGGTCGTCATCAACGTCGCCTCCACGGAACCCGTCCCGGACCCCGGCGAGCGGCGGCTGCCCGCCAGCTCGCTCTACGCGGCTGCGGCACTGCGGGCAGGCTGCCCGTACATCAACTTCACCCCCTCCACCGGGCTGCGCGCCCCCGCCCTCCAGGACACCGTCGCGGGCTGCGGACTTCCTCACGCGGGCCGCGACGGCAAGACCGGCCAGACGCTGCTCCGCTCCGTACTCGCCCCGATGTTCGTGCAACGCGCCCTGCCCGTACGGGCCTGGTCGGGCACCAACCTGCTCGGCGGCGGGGACGGAGCGGCGCTGGCCGACCCGGGCGCGGCGGCGGCCAAGAACGCGGGCAAGGAACGCGTACTCGCCGACACGCTGGGAACCGCCCCCGAGGGCGAGGTCCACATCGACGACGTACCGGCCCTCGGCGACTGGAAGACCGCCTGGGACCACATCGCGTTCGACGGCTTCCTCGGGGCGCGCATGGTCCTGACGACGACCTGGCAGGGGTGCGACTCCGCACTGGCCGCACCCCTGGTCCTGGACCTGGCCAGACTCGTGGCCCGCGCCCACGAGAAGGGGCTGACCGGCCCCCTGCCCCAGCTCGGCTTCTACTTCAAGGACCCGGACGGCGGACCCGCCGCCCTCTTCGAGCAGTACGTGGCGCTGCTCGCCTTCGCCGACACGCTCCGGGGGGAGAAGTGA
- a CDS encoding SCO3242 family prenyltransferase → MTVRAWAELLRVSALFTVPGDALAGAAATGRRPDRGTVLAVGASLCLYEAGMALNDWADRDEDAVDRPHRPIPSGRIAPGAALAAAGALTAAGLSLAARAGRPALTVATGLAATVWAYDLHLKHTPAGPAAMAAARGLDLLLGATATATATAGPAVGARAGHSGVNLPTDATGTTRPAASAGTVPPTRTVPPTRAVLPVVRSAVPAAVLLGAHTYAVTAVSRHEAQGGSTAAPLGALAAVVALGAVTVRERRGAGGPPPVPGRGGQGDNHRPPRGATAPRLLLAALTGSYFRTAAGPLLHAALNPSPPLTQRAVGSGIRAMIPLQAALAARAGAAGTGLAVMGLVPLARTLARKVSLT, encoded by the coding sequence GTGACGGTACGGGCCTGGGCGGAGCTGCTACGGGTGTCGGCGCTGTTCACCGTCCCGGGCGACGCCCTCGCGGGGGCGGCGGCGACGGGCCGGCGGCCCGACCGTGGCACCGTGCTCGCCGTCGGCGCGTCGCTCTGCCTGTACGAGGCGGGCATGGCGCTCAACGACTGGGCCGACCGCGACGAGGACGCCGTGGACCGCCCGCACCGCCCGATCCCCTCGGGCCGCATCGCTCCAGGCGCGGCCCTCGCGGCCGCGGGCGCGCTGACGGCCGCGGGTCTGAGCCTCGCGGCACGGGCCGGCCGCCCGGCCCTCACCGTCGCCACGGGGCTGGCGGCGACGGTCTGGGCGTACGACCTGCACCTCAAGCACACCCCGGCGGGACCGGCGGCGATGGCAGCGGCACGAGGTCTGGACCTACTGCTGGGCGCGACGGCGACGGCGACGGCGACGGCGGGGCCGGCAGTGGGTGCGCGGGCAGGGCACAGCGGCGTCAACCTCCCGACGGACGCGACAGGTACGACGCGACCGGCCGCCAGCGCCGGCACCGTGCCTCCCACGCGCACCGTGCCTCCCACGCGCGCTGTCCTTCCCGTCGTCCGTTCCGCCGTCCCCGCCGCCGTTCTTCTCGGGGCGCACACCTATGCGGTTACCGCCGTCTCGCGCCACGAGGCGCAGGGCGGGTCCACGGCCGCGCCCCTCGGCGCACTCGCGGCGGTGGTCGCGCTCGGCGCCGTCACGGTGCGGGAACGGCGGGGGGCCGGGGGCCCGCCCCCGGTTCCGGGAAGGGGTGGGCAGGGGGACAACCACCGTCCCCCGCGCGGAGCAACCGCCCCCCGCCTCCTCCTTGCCGCGCTCACCGGCTCCTACTTCCGTACCGCCGCGGGCCCCCTCCTTCACGCCGCCCTCAACCCGTCCCCGCCGCTCACCCAGCGCGCCGTCGGCAGCGGCATCCGGGCGATGATCCCGCTCCAGGCCGCCCTCGCCGCCCGCGCCGGAGCAGCCGGGACAGGGCTCGCCGTCATGGGACTCGTGCCCCTCGCCCGCACCCTCGCCCGGAAGGTGAGCCTCACATGA
- a CDS encoding sugar phosphate isomerase/epimerase family protein has translation MTIRLGYGTNGLTDLRLDDALGLLADLGYDGVGLTLDHMHLDPLAPDLAARTRHVASRLQELGLGVTVETGARYVLDPRRKHGPSLLDPDPEARAARTRLLVRAVAVAADLGAHAVHCFSGITPPDTTPDTAWQRLAEALAPVLDAADRSGIPLAIEPEPGHLLADLAGFHHLRVLSGDPPPLGLTLDIGHCQCLEPAPPVDCLRAAAPWLRHVQIEDMRRGVHEHLPFGEGEIDFPPVLEALDALSDTGYRGLTVVELPRHSHAGPELARTSIEFLRKHSPSSR, from the coding sequence ATGACGATCCGCCTCGGTTACGGCACCAACGGGCTCACCGACCTCCGCCTGGACGACGCGCTCGGGCTCCTCGCCGATCTCGGGTACGACGGGGTCGGCCTGACCCTCGACCACATGCACCTCGACCCCCTCGCCCCGGACCTGGCCGCGCGCACCCGCCACGTGGCGTCCAGGCTCCAGGAGCTGGGCCTGGGCGTCACCGTCGAGACCGGCGCACGCTACGTCCTCGACCCCCGCCGCAAGCACGGCCCGTCCCTCCTCGACCCGGACCCCGAGGCCCGTGCGGCCCGCACCCGGCTGCTCGTCAGGGCCGTCGCAGTCGCCGCCGACCTCGGCGCCCACGCCGTGCACTGCTTCAGCGGCATCACCCCGCCCGACACCACCCCCGACACCGCCTGGCAGCGGCTCGCCGAAGCCCTCGCCCCCGTCCTGGACGCCGCCGACCGCTCCGGCATCCCCCTGGCGATCGAACCCGAGCCCGGACACCTCCTCGCCGACCTCGCAGGCTTTCACCACCTGCGCGTCCTCAGCGGCGACCCGCCACCGCTCGGACTCACCCTGGACATCGGCCACTGCCAATGCCTTGAACCCGCCCCGCCCGTCGACTGCCTCCGCGCGGCCGCCCCCTGGCTGCGGCACGTGCAGATCGAGGACATGCGCCGCGGCGTCCATGAACACCTCCCGTTCGGCGAGGGCGAGATCGACTTCCCGCCCGTACTCGAAGCGCTCGACGCCCTCTCGGACACCGGCTACCGCGGCCTCACCGTCGTCGAACTGCCCCGTCATTCCCACGCCGGCCCCGAACTCGCCCGCACCTCCATCGAATTCCTCCGCAAGCACAGCCCGTCGAGCCGCTGA